The genome window GTAGTATGTGTGGCAAGAGCTTTGGCAAGAGCTCCACACTAACGCGACACCTGCAGACGCACTCGGGTGAGAAACCTTTCAAATGCCCAGAGTGTGGCAAGGGCTTCTTGGAGAGCGCCACCCTGGTGCGCCATCAGCGCACGCACACGGGCGAGAAGCCCTACGCCTGCAGCGACTGCGGGCGCCGCTTCAGTGAGAGCTCCACGCTGCTGCGCCATCGGCGCAGCCACCAGGGAGAGCGGCCACACGCATGCACCACGTGTGGCAAGGGCTTCGGGCAGCGCTCCGACCTTGTGGTGCACCAGCGCATCCACACAGGCGAGAGGCCCTTCCCCTGTACCGAGTGTGGCCGCTGCTTCAGCGACCGCTCGGACCTCACAAAGCACAGGCGCACACACACAGGCGAGAAGCCCTACCGCTGTGAGTTGTGCGGCAAGCACTTCACGTGCGTGTCCAACCTCAACGTGCACCGGCGCAACCATGCCGGCCACAAGCCCCACAAGTGCCCTGAGTGTGGCAAAGCCTTCAGCGTGGGCTCCAAGCTGGCACTGCACCGCAAAACGCACCTGGGCGAGCGGCCGGCGGAATGTGCGGAGTGTGGCAAGTGTTTCAGCCACAGCCGCTCCCTGTCGCAACACCAGCGGGCCCACACACGTGCTCGCGCCGCCGCAGCTACAGCTGCCGCTGCCACTGAGGCCAAGGCGGGCACTGCCCTCATCTTTGCTGGGCAAGCAGGACAGGAAAAGCCAGGGCTTTTTGT of Delphinus delphis chromosome 3, mDelDel1.2, whole genome shotgun sequence contains these proteins:
- the ZNF672 gene encoding zinc finger protein 672; translation: MLAAASEAAAGRPYGCSECGKSFRYSSVLLRHERAHGGDSRFRCLECGERCAQAADLRAHRRAHAGQTLYICNECGQSFHHSGRLDLHQSAHRRRSRSCRCRACGRCFPHLPALLLHRRHWHPPELPRRCPLCPRAFRQSALRFHQARAHPWGTPAVPADTLHRCTQCPRAFRSGVGLRSHLRVHTARSPGDSTLRQPGTSDAHQCSMCGKSFGKSSTLTRHLQTHSGEKPFKCPECGKGFLESATLVRHQRTHTGEKPYACSDCGRRFSESSTLLRHRRSHQGERPHACTTCGKGFGQRSDLVVHQRIHTGERPFPCTECGRCFSDRSDLTKHRRTHTGEKPYRCELCGKHFTCVSNLNVHRRNHAGHKPHKCPECGKAFSVGSKLALHRKTHLGERPAECAECGKCFSHSRSLSQHQRAHTRARAAAATAAAATEAKAGTALIFAGQAGQEKPGLFVSQLRKTC